The genomic region AATGCAAGTTCTCCGTCGTTGCAACGCTCTAATTAACTGAGGTCTGAGGGCAAAACTAGACTTATTTATTCACACGTTTGATATATGATGCAGGGTTAAGTTATCAAGACGACATATTCACAAGTTAAATATGCTATACTGTCGTGCATGTGTTATTCTCAGCAAATACAAATTGCaaatctttttcctttttggagtTTCAGTTGAGAAATACTCACGATGTGGCGTTTTCCCTCAAACCCTCATCCTGTACTCCCACAATGCAGCAGCAGGTCGCAATGGCCAGCAGCCACACAGGAGGCAAGACTGCTGACAACAGATGGAGCCAATTAATACTAACGATGGGGAGCGGGTTGAGTTCAATCTGCCGCctcgtgatatatatatatatatatatatatattatatatatatatatatatatatatatatatatatatatatatatatatatataataaataggCTCCAGGAACATCCAGGCGTGCCGCTGACATTTTAAGAGAGGCTCCATTTTGAGAATGCACATTcatcttttgtttgtctctgtctccacagctggCCCTGTCTTCATCAAGTGAGTATTTCCTCTATTATGTcacactttcttttgtttttgtaaatataatacTCGTTAAATAGCCTCACAGGTGTGTTCAATACTCTGACTGATTAGGCTTCTACTCGGCTCCAAGTCATTCTGTTGGATCCTAGAACGTTTGGCTCGCTCTCCACGCAGAACTGTTGAACATTTATTGTTTCCAGATTCTCAAGTCtgaggattttctttttgtccagTCTGTGGGGTTTTACACTGTGGGGTTTTTGTTGGTCGGTAAAACTGTCTCGGTGAGGTCTGCACCGGCCCACACACTCCTGAGAGGAGGTCTCCAaccacacacaggaagtgagaacACCTGCGTGCGCCAGCTGTTGCTGAAAAGGGCCCTTTAACTCCAGTTAACCCAAACGTAAGCGGAGTGCGTTTTGTGACGTAACCGTGGAAACTACACCTTTCGGTTGACCCCCGTGCAGATTAAGCATGCTTATGCACTTATTGCAGTTTACTGCAGCTTTCTCTCTGCCACACTGTACGTTGCTCTCGGTGGCgcggcagtttaaaaaaaaatttattgcAACCATCTGTGGAAATGTACTTGTTGTTAATCTCTTAAAGTTGAACTGAACCCAGTATTTATCTGATTTTTGTTCAACAAACACAATTgtattatctatattatattgacactttctttcttcttcccctgTTGCTCAGTGGTTGGAGACGCGACCCAGCCGGCAGCAGTGTCCAGTATGTAAAGCGGGCATCAGCAGAGAGAAAGTCATCCCGCTGTACGGCAGAGGGAGCTCCAGCCAAGAGGACCCCAGGTACGCAGTTGGCCTCTGTGTGAATGGATTGTTTATAGCCTCACGGTTGCCTTTTTATGATtatggacgtgtgtgtgtgtgtgtgtgtgtgtgtggttgttcaGGTTGAAAACTCCACCACGGCCTCCGGGACAGAGAACGGAGCCAGAGGCTCGAGGGGGGGTGAGtcggttcacacacacaccgatttTTAAgctcaatgttttcttttatatttatttatttatttgtttcaaacttgatctgtttttttcctgtcagATGTTTCAGGGTTTCGCGGACACTGGCTTTCACATGTCTTTCGGCATCGGAGCGTTCCCCTTCGGCTTCTTCACCACAGTCTTCAACGCCAACGACCCCTTTCACAgagcaggtaaacacacacagacgggcTTTTCTCACTGGTTCGGTGAGCAAACATCTTTCTTTCCAGGGTGAAACTCAACCCGAGAGGTCTAAATGGCTGATGACCAGTTAAGGTGATACATGAAGGTGTCCTTCTAAACCTGAATTCAGCCATGTCATTGTAATACTTAATGAATAATTGTAGGGCTCATTGTGTCGCAAATGGTTAGACAGttaaaacaaattcaaattgCATTGTAGTCTTAATAAAGTCTTACAAATCCCAGATTTAACTTATTTTGTGagcgagtaaaaaaaaataaaaaaaagaagaagaagctccatCTGaacacatgtgttgcctttagtTGAGACGCCAGTGTAATAACCTTTTGCacccatctctccctccatgtCAGACCAGTATGCAGGTGATCCCCAAGGCAACAGTAACCTCAACAACGGCAATAACAACTGGCAAGACTCCCTCTTCCTGTTCGTggccatcttcttcttcttctggctcCTGAGCGTGTGATGGAGACCTGAAGCGACGGACGGACGAGTGGATCGAGGAGcgcaacaaataataattaaaaaaaaccctCTCGCACACTAAACTCAATTCACAGACACGCACTCATTTTACATTTCCTAGCAGGTACTAACTTGGGAGAGAGTGTAGCATTGTTTGATCTCAAAAcaagatatacagtatgtgtgtatatatagattaCATATACTAATATTTGGATTTCTCCTCCTGGCAAAGGCAGATTGTCTTTAGGATTCTAAGATTTTGTTTATGCAAGAAACACTGGAAAGTTGTAGTGCGTGATTCCCAAAATACGTCCTGTAgataaatgcacacagaaaaaTAACTGTTGGGGTTCAGAGACAGTATTAGGGGGTAGGGGGTgacctgtgtttttttttaaggggtgGGTGGAGGATAATTCAGGGCTTTTTTTGGTTTTTCACATTCCTCTTAAAGGTTTATTCCTtcgatggagagagggaggcacaTTGTGGAAAGTTTAAGTGGGGATTTAAAAGCAGtaaagagggggaggggtaTGAGAACGCGGTTGTTGCATTAGCAATTTTACCTTTACCCTCAAAGGCCAAAGAGTAGTGGATCAGTCATGTGCGATTTCGGCGGGGGAGGTGAAAAATGTTATCAAATGATGTTCCTGTTTACAGTTTCGTCCTGAATTGAACACGCACTCCCAGAATATGCAACATGGCACAGGtggatgcatttaaaaaaaaatatatatatatatacatacatacatacatacacacgtctTAACAAAACCTGCCATTGCACTGTGAAGTCATTTGTAGACGGAGCTGC from Cyclopterus lumpus isolate fCycLum1 chromosome 11, fCycLum1.pri, whole genome shotgun sequence harbors:
- the rnf5 gene encoding E3 ubiquitin-protein ligase RNF5; translation: MAAADPRSSSDGGPASRGGFPAGESSNDRDGLGGGGGGGSSSSSGEGERDRATFECNICLDTARDAVISMCGHLFCWPCLHQWLETRPSRQQCPVCKAGISREKVIPLYGRGSSSQEDPRLKTPPRPPGQRTEPEARGGMFQGFADTGFHMSFGIGAFPFGFFTTVFNANDPFHRADQYAGDPQGNSNLNNGNNNWQDSLFLFVAIFFFFWLLSV